In Actinomycetota bacterium, one genomic interval encodes:
- a CDS encoding cytochrome c3 family protein has protein sequence MLQVAEGEIDLARSASSSRIWLLVFIVVAAVLTPGIALAWNENLPSYPPMDLEGYCYPECHDNGAGVFNGFGPHGNYTTTSGKCDNCHTVHAAAAGSKKLLPKPTIRATCFTCHDGSGGRGVYGVIAARGLTPGGNGHRIDKTDQIPGGNSLSGETSTAVFKGEDSYLTCTDCHSAHGADCVQPFQGERMRNEQLRWPYISSKLLKQIPTSGGAKVTMYGSDWCLACHKGRNSFGPTHNHPVETSATAAPGAPYTYGRVPVLASDLPTSTTVLSSLVGTAGVRYNRGFLMPYPRTPCRPDTRQSVSSVTRTREMPVNSWAMGASETPPRR, from the coding sequence GTGCTGCAAGTAGCGGAAGGCGAGATCGACTTGGCAAGAAGCGCGAGTTCAAGTCGCATATGGCTGCTGGTATTCATCGTCGTTGCGGCAGTGCTCACTCCGGGCATTGCCCTCGCTTGGAACGAGAACCTGCCCTCCTACCCGCCGATGGACCTTGAGGGTTACTGCTACCCCGAGTGTCACGACAACGGGGCGGGGGTCTTCAACGGCTTCGGGCCGCACGGGAACTACACAACCACCTCGGGCAAGTGCGACAACTGTCACACCGTGCACGCGGCTGCCGCAGGCAGTAAGAAGCTGCTCCCCAAGCCGACCATCCGGGCAACGTGCTTCACGTGTCACGATGGGTCGGGCGGCCGTGGTGTCTATGGCGTGATCGCAGCGCGAGGACTCACTCCGGGAGGCAACGGTCATCGGATTGACAAGACCGATCAGATTCCAGGTGGCAACAGCCTGTCGGGTGAGACGTCGACCGCAGTGTTCAAGGGCGAGGATTCGTACCTGACGTGCACGGACTGCCACAGCGCTCATGGCGCCGACTGCGTCCAGCCCTTCCAGGGTGAACGGATGCGCAACGAACAGTTGCGGTGGCCGTACATCTCGAGCAAGCTACTCAAGCAGATTCCGACGAGTGGCGGCGCCAAGGTGACCATGTACGGGTCCGACTGGTGTCTTGCATGTCACAAAGGTCGCAACAGTTTCGGCCCTACGCACAATCATCCCGTCGAGACGAGCGCGACCGCCGCACCCGGAGCACCCTACACCTACGGTCGCGTGCCGGTGCTCGCGAGCGACCTGCCGACCTCCACTACCGTGCTCAGTAGCCTCGTAGGAACCGCTGGTGTGCGCTACAATCGCGGCTTCCTGATGCCGTATCCCCGCACCCCCTGCAGACCGGACACGCGCCAATCTGTCAGCAGTGTCACGAGGACTCGCGAGATGCCGGTCAACTCGTGGGCAATGGGAGCATCGGAGACGCCACCCCGACGGTGA
- a CDS encoding cytochrome c3 family protein, which produces MIAQPDGLAATDNPRFQTFPHESVNRRLLVETYDNLCMNCHPTTSLP; this is translated from the coding sequence GTGATCGCACAGCCCGACGGTCTTGCGGCGACGGACAACCCGCGATTCCAGACCTTCCCGCACGAGTCGGTCAACAGGAGGCTTCTCGTCGAGACGTACGACAACCTGTGCATGAACTGCCATCCGACGACGAGTCTCCCGTGA
- a CDS encoding SPFH domain-containing protein, with protein sequence MNDFVIILALVPIAFVAVVYVASAIRIVRPYEKGIVERFGKYQKTFDSGLHFIIPFIDRLTKVDMRENVVDVPPQEVITKDNVVVTVDAVVYYEATDPVKLIYNVANFYLAATKLAQTNLRNVIGEMQLDESLTSREKINAALRQILDDATDKWGVRVVRVELQRIEPPVDVTEAMHRQMKAERTRRALILEADGDKQAAITRAEGTKQADILGAEGKAQAIKSVAEAEKFEKIALAEGEASAITNVFTAIHAGKPDNELIAIRYLDALASIANGQANKVFLPMEVSGILGSLGGIAELFKDDTGTGVSRPPAAG encoded by the coding sequence ATGAACGATTTCGTCATCATCCTGGCCCTTGTCCCGATAGCATTCGTGGCGGTGGTGTACGTCGCGAGCGCCATCCGAATAGTGCGGCCCTACGAGAAGGGCATCGTCGAGCGCTTCGGCAAGTACCAGAAGACATTCGACTCAGGCCTACACTTCATCATCCCGTTCATCGACCGACTCACGAAGGTCGACATGCGCGAGAATGTGGTCGACGTGCCGCCGCAGGAGGTCATCACCAAGGACAACGTCGTGGTCACCGTTGACGCCGTCGTCTACTACGAGGCCACCGACCCGGTGAAACTCATCTACAACGTCGCGAACTTCTATCTCGCCGCGACCAAGCTCGCGCAAACCAACCTGCGCAACGTCATCGGCGAGATGCAGCTCGATGAGTCACTCACGAGCCGCGAGAAGATCAACGCGGCTCTGCGCCAGATCCTCGACGACGCAACCGACAAGTGGGGCGTTCGCGTCGTGCGTGTCGAGCTGCAACGCATCGAACCGCCTGTCGACGTCACCGAAGCGATGCACCGCCAGATGAAGGCCGAGCGCACCCGTCGCGCACTGATTCTCGAAGCCGACGGCGACAAGCAAGCGGCAATCACCCGCGCCGAGGGCACCAAGCAGGCCGATATCCTGGGAGCCGAAGGCAAGGCGCAGGCCATCAAGTCCGTCGCTGAGGCCGAGAAGTTCGAGAAGATCGCACTTGCCGAGGGTGAAGCGAGCGCCATCACGAACGTCTTCACGGCTATCCACGCGGGCAAGCCGGACAACGAACTGATCGCGATCCGCTACCTCGATGCGCTCGCTTCGATCGCCAATGGTCAGGCCAACAAGGTCTTCCTGCCCATGGAGGTCAGCGGGATTCTCGGCAGCCTCGGCGGGATCGCTGAGCTGTTCAAGGACGACACTGGGACGGGTGTCTCACGGCCACCTGCCGCGGGATAG